One Pseudomonas rhizophila DNA window includes the following coding sequences:
- a CDS encoding NAD(P)-dependent alcohol dehydrogenase translates to MYTAIGYAAQSATTPLAPMKFERRSPRADDVAIDILYCGVCHSDIHQARNEWGIAVYPLMPGHEIVGKVTAVGANVTRYKIGDLVGVGCMVDSCRECEACRADLEQYCYQGMTQTYASPDRISGGHTMGGYSNSIVVSEHFVLRIPETLDPAGAAPILCAGITTYSPLKHYGVKAGDKVGVLGMGGLGHMGIKFAKAMGAEVTLFTRSASKAEEARRQGADHVIVSTDAEQMAAAAGHFNFLLDTIPVQHDLNPYLDTLRFDGVHILVGLVEPIDPPVHAAKLIMGRRVLAGSLIGGVAETQEVLDFCAEHNISCDIEMLDIRQINEAYSRMIAGDVKYRFVIDMATLKA, encoded by the coding sequence ATGTACACTGCTATCGGATATGCCGCCCAATCGGCCACCACTCCCCTCGCCCCAATGAAGTTCGAACGCCGCAGCCCGCGAGCCGACGATGTGGCGATCGACATTCTCTACTGTGGCGTATGCCATTCCGACATCCACCAGGCCCGCAATGAATGGGGCATTGCCGTTTATCCGTTGATGCCCGGCCATGAGATCGTCGGAAAAGTCACCGCCGTTGGTGCGAATGTCACCCGCTATAAGATTGGCGACCTGGTGGGCGTTGGCTGCATGGTCGACTCCTGCCGCGAGTGCGAAGCCTGTCGCGCTGACCTGGAACAATACTGCTACCAAGGCATGACGCAGACCTACGCCAGCCCGGACCGTATCAGCGGCGGCCACACCATGGGCGGGTACTCCAACAGCATCGTGGTCAGCGAACACTTTGTGCTGCGCATCCCGGAAACCCTCGACCCGGCCGGCGCCGCACCGATTCTCTGCGCTGGCATCACCACCTACTCGCCCCTCAAGCACTATGGCGTGAAAGCCGGTGACAAGGTCGGCGTGCTGGGCATGGGCGGCCTCGGCCACATGGGCATCAAGTTCGCCAAGGCCATGGGCGCGGAAGTGACGCTGTTCACCCGCTCGGCGAGCAAGGCTGAGGAAGCCCGACGCCAGGGCGCCGACCACGTGATCGTGTCTACCGACGCAGAACAGATGGCTGCTGCCGCCGGACATTTCAACTTCCTGCTGGACACCATTCCGGTGCAGCACGACCTCAATCCCTACCTCGACACCTTGCGTTTCGACGGCGTGCATATCCTGGTGGGTCTGGTCGAGCCGATCGATCCGCCGGTACACGCGGCCAAACTGATCATGGGCCGTCGGGTCCTGGCCGGCTCGCTGATCGGCGGTGTTGCCGAAACCCAGGAAGTGCTGGATTTCTGCGCCGAACACAACATCAGCTGCGACATTGAAATGCTCGACATCCGCCAGATCAACGAGGCCTACAGCCGCATGATCGCAGGCGACGTGAAGTACCGCTTCGTCATCGACATGGCGACGCTCAAAGCCTGA
- a CDS encoding AraC family transcriptional regulator, which produces MLLTRHLDANAPLVSLIEPLATRDGFLPTQLPGVQVLRASQDVARGPQLYEPSLVIIVQGSKLAFLGPRTLEYGAGHYLIQALPVPFECETYAMPNAPLLGVSVAIDRAILGELVLAMGLVPGRSLAPQTPESMTCAVLDDAMRGCVERLLHCLHDPLECQVMGQARLRELLFVALRGPQADVLRALVEQQGQFARIAAALSHLHAHFTEPLNVETLASCANMSASTFHEHFKRSTLLSPVQYLKRLRLLKAQRLLLIEGMGVAQVAHQVGYQSSSQFSREYKRYFERSPGEERVA; this is translated from the coding sequence ATGTTGTTGACCCGTCATCTTGATGCCAATGCCCCTTTGGTCTCGCTGATTGAACCCCTGGCGACCCGCGACGGATTCTTGCCCACGCAGTTGCCGGGCGTACAGGTGCTCAGGGCCAGCCAGGACGTTGCCCGTGGTCCACAGCTCTACGAGCCGAGTCTGGTGATCATTGTCCAGGGCAGCAAACTGGCGTTCCTGGGGCCACGCACGCTGGAGTACGGTGCGGGGCATTATTTGATCCAGGCGCTGCCGGTGCCGTTCGAATGCGAAACCTACGCCATGCCCAATGCTCCGTTGCTGGGGGTTTCCGTGGCAATCGATCGGGCGATACTGGGGGAGCTGGTGCTGGCCATGGGACTGGTGCCGGGGCGCAGCCTTGCGCCGCAGACCCCGGAGTCGATGACGTGTGCGGTGCTCGATGACGCCATGCGTGGATGTGTCGAGCGCTTGTTGCACTGCCTGCACGATCCGTTGGAATGCCAGGTCATGGGGCAGGCGCGGCTGCGGGAGCTGCTGTTTGTCGCCTTGCGCGGGCCCCAGGCCGACGTGCTGCGCGCGCTGGTGGAGCAGCAAGGACAGTTTGCCCGGATTGCCGCTGCCCTGAGCCATCTGCACGCGCATTTCACCGAGCCGTTGAACGTCGAGACGCTGGCCAGCTGCGCGAACATGAGTGCTTCGACCTTCCATGAACATTTCAAACGCAGCACGCTGTTGTCGCCGGTGCAGTACCTCAAACGACTGCGTCTGCTCAAGGCTCAGCGGTTGCTGCTGATCGAGGGCATGGGCGTGGCCCAGGTTGCGCACCAGGTGGGGTATCAGAGTTCGTCGCAGTTCAGCCGGGAGTACAAGCGTTACTTCGAGCGCAGTCCCGGGGAAGAGCGCGTCGCTTGA
- a CDS encoding electron transfer flavoprotein-ubiquinone oxidoreductase yields the protein MEREYMEFDVVIVGAGPAGLSAACRLKQKAAEAGKEISVCVVEKGSEVGAHILSGAVFEPRALNELFPDWKELGAPLNTPVVRDDIFVLRNAETASKIPDFFVPKTMHNEGNYIISLGNLCRWLAQQAENLGVEIYPGFAAQEALFDENGVVRGIITGDLGVDREGKPKEGLYTPGMELRGKYTLFAEGCRGHIGKQLIKRFNLDSDADAQHYGIGLKEIWEIDPAKHQPGLVVHTAGWPLDIMGTENTGGSFLYHLENNQVVVGLIVDLSYSNTFLSPFDEFQRLKHHPVLKQYLEGGKRVSYGARAICKGGLNSLPKMVFKGGALIGCDLGTLNFAKIKGSHTAMKSGMLAAEAVADRLFAESEGGDELTAYVDSFKNSWLYEELFASRNFGPAIHKYGAIIGGGFNWLDQNIFAGKMPFTLHDTKPDYACLKLAADCKKIDYPKPDGKISFDKLSSVFISGTNHEEEQPCHLKLTDPSIPISKNLPLYDEPAQRYCPAGVYEVVTQEDGEKRFQINAQNCVHCKTCDIKDPAQNITWVSPEGAGGPTYPNM from the coding sequence GTGGAACGCGAATACATGGAATTCGACGTGGTCATCGTCGGTGCCGGCCCCGCTGGCCTGTCTGCCGCTTGCCGACTGAAACAGAAGGCCGCCGAAGCCGGTAAGGAAATCAGCGTCTGCGTGGTCGAAAAAGGCTCCGAAGTCGGTGCGCACATTCTCTCCGGTGCGGTATTCGAACCCCGCGCCCTGAACGAATTGTTCCCGGACTGGAAAGAACTCGGCGCACCGTTGAACACGCCCGTCGTGCGCGATGACATTTTTGTCCTGAGAAACGCCGAGACCGCGAGCAAAATCCCTGACTTCTTTGTGCCCAAGACCATGCACAACGAAGGCAACTATATTATTTCCCTGGGCAACCTGTGCCGCTGGCTGGCCCAGCAGGCCGAGAACCTGGGCGTGGAAATCTACCCGGGCTTCGCCGCCCAGGAAGCGCTGTTCGACGAGAACGGCGTCGTACGCGGGATCATTACCGGCGACCTCGGTGTCGACCGTGAAGGCAAGCCGAAAGAAGGCCTCTACACCCCTGGTATGGAACTGCGTGGCAAATACACGCTGTTCGCCGAAGGCTGCCGTGGTCATATCGGCAAGCAACTGATCAAGCGCTTCAACCTGGACAGCGACGCCGACGCCCAGCACTACGGCATCGGCCTGAAGGAAATCTGGGAAATCGACCCGGCCAAGCATCAACCGGGCCTGGTGGTGCACACCGCCGGCTGGCCGCTGGACATCATGGGCACCGAAAATACCGGGGGCTCTTTCCTTTATCACCTGGAAAACAACCAGGTGGTCGTCGGCCTGATCGTCGATCTGTCCTACAGCAACACTTTCCTGTCGCCGTTCGACGAGTTCCAGCGCCTCAAGCATCACCCGGTGCTCAAGCAGTACCTGGAAGGCGGCAAGCGCGTCAGCTACGGTGCGCGTGCCATCTGCAAGGGCGGCCTGAATTCGCTGCCGAAAATGGTCTTCAAGGGCGGCGCGCTGATCGGTTGCGACCTCGGCACCCTGAACTTCGCCAAGATCAAAGGCAGCCACACCGCCATGAAGTCCGGCATGCTCGCCGCCGAAGCGGTGGCCGATCGCCTGTTCGCCGAATCCGAAGGCGGCGATGAACTGACCGCCTACGTCGACAGTTTCAAGAACAGCTGGCTGTACGAAGAGCTGTTCGCCAGTCGTAACTTCGGCCCAGCGATTCACAAGTACGGCGCTATCATCGGCGGCGGCTTCAACTGGCTCGACCAGAACATCTTCGCCGGCAAGATGCCGTTCACCCTGCATGACACCAAACCGGACTACGCCTGCCTGAAACTGGCGGCTGACTGCAAGAAGATCGACTACCCGAAACCGGACGGCAAGATCAGCTTCGACAAACTCAGCTCGGTGTTCATCTCCGGTACCAACCATGAAGAAGAACAGCCCTGCCACCTGAAGCTGACCGATCCGAGCATCCCGATCAGCAAGAACCTGCCGCTGTATGACGAACCGGCCCAACGCTATTGCCCGGCCGGGGTGTACGAAGTGGTGACCCAGGAAGACGGCGAGAAGCGCTTCCAGATCAACGCCCAGAACTGCGTTCACTGCAAGACCTGCGACATCAAGGACCCTGCACAGAACATCACCTGGGTTTCGCCGGAAGGCGCCGGCGGGCCGACTTACCCGAATATGTAA
- a CDS encoding electron transfer flavoprotein subunit beta/FixA family protein: MKVLVAVKRVVDYNVKVRVKADNSGVDLANVKMSMNPFCEIAVEEAVRLKEKGVATEIVVVSIGPTTAQEQLRTALALGADRAILVESAEDLTSLAVAKLLKAVVDKEQPQLVILGKQAIDSDNNQTGQMLAALSGYGQGTFASKVEVSGDSVAVTREIDGGAQTVSLKLPAIVTTDLRLNEPRYASLPNIMKAKKKPLEVLTPDALGVSTASTNKTLKVEAPAARSAGIKVKSVAELVEKLKNEAKVI; encoded by the coding sequence ATGAAGGTTCTTGTAGCTGTCAAACGAGTGGTCGACTATAACGTCAAGGTTCGCGTCAAGGCGGACAACTCCGGCGTCGACCTCGCCAACGTCAAGATGTCGATGAACCCTTTCTGCGAAATCGCCGTAGAAGAAGCCGTACGCCTGAAAGAAAAAGGCGTGGCGACTGAGATCGTCGTCGTCTCCATCGGCCCGACCACTGCCCAGGAGCAACTGCGTACCGCGCTGGCGCTGGGTGCTGATCGCGCCATCCTCGTCGAATCCGCCGAAGACCTGACTTCCCTGGCCGTGGCCAAGCTGCTCAAGGCCGTTGTCGACAAGGAACAGCCACAGCTGGTGATCCTCGGCAAGCAGGCCATCGACAGCGACAACAACCAGACTGGCCAGATGCTCGCGGCATTGAGCGGCTACGGTCAGGGCACGTTCGCGTCCAAAGTTGAAGTGTCCGGCGACAGCGTTGCCGTGACTCGCGAAATCGACGGCGGCGCGCAGACTGTTTCCCTGAAACTGCCGGCCATCGTCACCACCGACCTGCGTTTGAACGAGCCGCGTTATGCGTCCCTGCCAAACATCATGAAAGCCAAGAAGAAGCCGCTTGAAGTGCTGACTCCGGACGCTTTGGGCGTTTCCACCGCCTCCACCAACAAGACCCTCAAAGTCGAAGCGCCGGCTGCACGCAGCGCGGGCATCAAGGTCAAGTCGGTGGCTGAACTGGTCGAGAAACTGAAAAACGAAGCGAAGGTAATCTGA
- a CDS encoding electron transfer flavoprotein subunit alpha/FixB family protein: MTILVIAEHDNKALAPATLNTVAAAAKIGGDVHVLVAGQGVGAVAEAAAKIAGVAKVLSADNAAYAHQLPENVAPLVAELGKGYSHILAAATSNGKNILPRVAAALDVDQISEIISVESADTFKRPIYAGNAIATVQSNAAVKVITVRATGFDPVAAEGGSAAVEAVAAAHDAGISSFVNEELAKSDRPELTAAKIVVSGGRGMQNGDNFKHLYALADKLGAAVGASRAAVDAGFVPNDMQVGQTGKIVAPQLYIAVGISGAIQHLAGMKDSKVIVAINKDEEAPIFQVADYGLVADLFEAIPELEKLV, encoded by the coding sequence ATGACTATCTTGGTAATCGCCGAACACGATAACAAGGCGTTGGCTCCGGCCACGCTGAACACCGTTGCTGCCGCTGCGAAAATCGGTGGTGATGTCCACGTTCTGGTGGCCGGTCAAGGCGTTGGCGCCGTGGCTGAAGCCGCTGCGAAAATCGCGGGTGTGGCAAAAGTGTTGTCGGCCGACAACGCTGCCTATGCGCACCAGTTGCCGGAAAACGTTGCACCGCTGGTGGCCGAGCTGGGCAAGGGCTACAGCCACATCCTGGCTGCCGCCACGTCCAACGGCAAAAACATCCTGCCGCGCGTTGCCGCTGCGCTGGACGTCGACCAGATCTCCGAGATCATCTCGGTGGAAAGTGCCGACACCTTCAAGCGCCCGATCTATGCCGGTAACGCCATTGCTACCGTGCAGTCCAATGCTGCGGTCAAGGTCATCACCGTACGTGCTACCGGTTTCGACCCGGTTGCCGCCGAAGGTGGCTCCGCTGCTGTTGAAGCGGTGGCTGCTGCTCACGACGCCGGTATCTCCAGCTTCGTCAACGAAGAACTGGCCAAGTCCGATCGTCCGGAACTGACCGCTGCCAAGATCGTCGTTTCCGGCGGTCGCGGCATGCAGAACGGCGACAACTTCAAACACCTGTACGCCCTGGCCGACAAGCTGGGTGCTGCCGTCGGTGCTTCCCGCGCCGCGGTCGACGCAGGTTTTGTACCTAACGACATGCAGGTCGGCCAGACCGGCAAGATCGTTGCGCCACAGCTGTACATCGCCGTCGGTATCTCCGGCGCGATCCAGCATCTGGCCGGCATGAAAGACTCCAAGGTGATCGTCGCGATCAACAAGGACGAAGAAGCGCCGATCTTCCAGGTGGCTGACTATGGCCTGGTAGCGGACTTGTTCGAAGCCATCCCTGAGCTGGAGAAGCTGGTCTAA
- a CDS encoding substrate-binding periplasmic protein, with translation MDLRRLAGVSLLWALAVVPGLSVAAGKCERLIATGSPDAPPYLWQDPQDPKHLIGASADLLAQVATELGIKIELLYAGKRAQALDEVRSGRMDLLVDAALTISELETLDYVHPPLLNNDYLVWTRKDSTLVIAQPEDLHGHPGALSQKARMTQAFGVFAEQQLSLTRTPNLTEAFQKLLLGEVEYVLAGRYSGLAMAQTLGMANDLQAAPQPVDTPGLFLAVSHNSACNDPWLRGQLAQKMTELAASGLTEAVLQRNIERWKTQLQPPVGAPKQ, from the coding sequence ATGGATCTTCGCCGTTTGGCTGGCGTGTCGTTGCTGTGGGCGCTGGCCGTCGTGCCAGGTCTGTCTGTCGCCGCCGGCAAGTGTGAACGTCTGATCGCCACCGGTAGCCCGGATGCGCCGCCCTACCTGTGGCAAGACCCCCAGGATCCCAAACACCTGATCGGTGCCAGCGCCGACCTGCTGGCGCAAGTGGCGACGGAGCTGGGGATCAAGATCGAATTGCTCTATGCCGGCAAGCGTGCTCAGGCCCTGGACGAAGTGCGCAGCGGACGCATGGACCTGCTCGTCGACGCCGCGCTGACCATCAGCGAGCTTGAAACCCTGGACTATGTTCATCCGCCCTTGCTGAATAACGATTACCTGGTGTGGACCCGCAAGGATTCGACATTGGTGATCGCTCAGCCCGAGGACCTTCATGGTCATCCCGGGGCATTGTCGCAAAAGGCGCGAATGACCCAGGCATTTGGCGTATTTGCCGAGCAGCAATTGTCCCTGACCCGTACCCCCAACCTGACTGAAGCCTTTCAGAAACTGCTGCTGGGGGAGGTGGAGTATGTCCTGGCAGGGCGTTACTCGGGCCTGGCGATGGCCCAGACATTGGGCATGGCCAATGACCTGCAGGCCGCGCCGCAACCAGTGGATACCCCGGGGCTGTTCCTCGCGGTTTCCCATAACTCCGCCTGCAATGACCCATGGTTGCGCGGACAGCTGGCGCAAAAGATGACAGAATTGGCCGCGTCCGGCCTGACGGAGGCTGTGTTGCAGCGCAATATCGAGCGTTGGAAAACACAGTTGCAGCCACCTGTTGGTGCCCCAAAACAGTAG
- a CDS encoding DUF4398 domain-containing protein yields the protein MTIRPLFAALAVLALAGCAADPAPNEQIRLTEQALEQARAVGATSEEVPELKLAEEKFARAQSNMADESFKKARMRAEQAELDARLAEAKVLTLKGEEHLNVLNTRIERLRKQLRDDAQ from the coding sequence GTGACTATTCGACCTCTTTTCGCTGCCCTGGCCGTACTGGCTCTGGCGGGTTGCGCAGCCGATCCGGCGCCGAATGAACAGATTCGCCTGACTGAACAGGCGCTGGAGCAAGCCCGCGCCGTGGGCGCCACATCCGAAGAAGTGCCCGAGTTGAAACTCGCCGAAGAAAAGTTCGCCCGCGCCCAGTCCAACATGGCCGACGAGTCGTTCAAGAAGGCCCGCATGCGCGCTGAGCAAGCCGAACTGGATGCACGCCTGGCCGAAGCGAAGGTGCTGACCCTCAAGGGCGAGGAACACCTGAACGTGCTTAACACCCGCATCGAGCGCTTGCGCAAACAGTTGAGAGATGATGCCCAATGA